In the genome of Fructilactobacillus hinvesii, the window GTGGAGCTTTGCCGACCAACAATACCAAGACTTCCACAACCAATTCCAGTGCCAAAAGCCACTGCCAAAATTGCTGGAAATTTCGCACTTGATTATTCCAAGCAACGGGATACAGGTGCGTAAAAACATTGTTATTGAAAACCGTAAAGAATGGTCGTAACTGAATCCCAGTTAGATAAAGCATGGTTATCGCTACAATTACTGCCACAAGTTCATTATCTAAGCAGAAGAGAATGACAGCCGCAACGATTAACAGTCGAACATACATCGAACTGGTCTCTCCGTCGCGGAAAAATGTTTTCACGTACAGATTGGTGTAGAGATGCTTTTGATCGGTGGGTAAATGACGAAAGAAGCGATCTAGGTATCCCCGGCGTTTTGGCCGCGGTTCAATCGCTGGAACATCGGTAAAGAGTGCATAAAAACGATAAATCCGGAGCATGCGCATCTGTTCTTTAGCCACAATTCCTTGCCAATTCAATGGTGGAACCTGTCTATTGATTACGAAACGACTTACTCCAATGGTAATAATTGCTAAGCCAATGGCAAGCCAAACGTTCCCCATAATGCCAATCAACAGCTCTACCACCGGAAACCCCCACTGAAGGCTAAATTGATGCCACCATTTTGCTTCTCGATGATTACGAAGTTGAAAAGTCTGAAATTTTAGCCAATTCCACTTTAAAAGAAAAAGTAATCCGAAACCAGCCACTAGATCTGGAAGGTGCCATTCCAGGCTAACGCTTGCAAACGGCAACAAAACAAACCAAATGCCCGCTTGCATTAAGGTGGCCATCCCTAAACTATACCAAAATGATTGGTGAAAGTAGCGTTCTAGCTGCCCCTCTTGCGGGGCTAAAAACACCCGGTCCGGAGCACTGATTAACGTTGCTAAGTTGCCAAACTGTAAGCCAATTTCTAGTACCACTATCATGACAATGGGCTGCCACCATTGGTGCGGCGCTAAGCCCTTCAAAAAATTAGAATAAGCTAGTCCTAACGCACCCACAAAAAACATGAGGGCAATCACAAAGAAATCGTTAAAAACATAGCGCAGGTACTTCGTCAATTGAACCCAGTGTGCAACGAGCCGTTGCCTAAATAAATTACGCATCCTAATCACCCTCTGCATCTTGATTTGGTCGTGCTTGCGCTCGCGCTAAAGAGAGGTAGATGTCCGTGAGAGAATCCCCTAAATCTTGATAATGCTCTTTAATTTGCTCCATGGTGCCCTCGTAGTTTACCTGACCGTCATTAATAAGGACAAATCGATCACAGTGCTTTTCGGCTGTATCCAAAACATGGGTAGACATCAAGACGCTCACTCCAGCCGCTTTTTTTTCTTCAATTAAATTCAATAAATCATCAACAGCTAGTGGATCTAGACCCAAAAACGGTTCATCAATTACTAACAGCTTTGCGTCAGTCATAAAAGCACAAACGATCATGACCTTTTGCCGCATTCCCTTGGAAAAATTGGCAGGAAACCAGTCTAATTTATTTTCTAACCGGAATAGTTTTAGTAGCCGATTAGCGCGATCCCAAGCAACCAGATGATCCAGATTATAAGCCATAATCGTAGCATCAACGTGTTCACGTAAGGTTAATTCCGAGTATAAAACGGGCATTTCCGGAACGTAAGCAATTTGTTGTTTATAGCGTTGCACGTCATCCTCAATTCGGAGCCCATTAAGCTTAATGGTTCCTGAAAACGGCGTCATTAAACCAATAACGTGGTTGATGGTCGTTGATTTTCCTGCTCCATTTAATCCAATTAAGGAAACTAATTCGCCATCCTGGACGTCAAAAGTTTCCGCTTTTAACACCGGAATGCTCGAGTAGCCACCTGTTAATTGATTTACTTCTAAAGTCATTTGTGTCACTCTTTCATTCATTGTTTTATCACTGATTATACCATAAGGAAACCATAAATTTTGGAGTAATCTGGTGTATACTTAAGAAGTAAAGGAGTGATTAAAATGCCACAATTTGACGACAATTGCGTTTTTTGCAAAATTATTCAGGGAAAAATTCCCAGTTATCCAGTTTATGAAGATGATGAGGTGTTAGCTTTTTTAGATATTTCTCAA includes:
- a CDS encoding ABC transporter permease; protein product: MRNLFRQRLVAHWVQLTKYLRYVFNDFFVIALMFFVGALGLAYSNFLKGLAPHQWWQPIVMIVVLEIGLQFGNLATLISAPDRVFLAPQEGQLERYFHQSFWYSLGMATLMQAGIWFVLLPFASVSLEWHLPDLVAGFGLLFLLKWNWLKFQTFQLRNHREAKWWHQFSLQWGFPVVELLIGIMGNVWLAIGLAIITIGVSRFVINRQVPPLNWQGIVAKEQMRMLRIYRFYALFTDVPAIEPRPKRRGYLDRFFRHLPTDQKHLYTNLYVKTFFRDGETSSMYVRLLIVAAVILFCLDNELVAVIVAITMLYLTGIQLRPFFTVFNNNVFTHLYPVAWNNQVRNFQQFWQWLLALELVVEVLVLLVGKAPLGATFITLVAGVVIIGWLITRFERQQTERGK
- a CDS encoding ABC transporter ATP-binding protein; the encoded protein is MTLEVNQLTGGYSSIPVLKAETFDVQDGELVSLIGLNGAGKSTTINHVIGLMTPFSGTIKLNGLRIEDDVQRYKQQIAYVPEMPVLYSELTLREHVDATIMAYNLDHLVAWDRANRLLKLFRLENKLDWFPANFSKGMRQKVMIVCAFMTDAKLLVIDEPFLGLDPLAVDDLLNLIEEKKAAGVSVLMSTHVLDTAEKHCDRFVLINDGQVNYEGTMEQIKEHYQDLGDSLTDIYLSLARAQARPNQDAEGD